A stretch of DNA from Methylomicrobium lacus LW14:
CAACTGCAAGATGCCAGTCCTTGTACCACGGTGGTCCGCCCCAAACGCCTGCGCGCCGGCCGGCAACCGTTACCGTCTCACTTGCCGCGCATCGAACACCGCCACGAACCCGAATCCTGCACCTGCGGGCACTGCGGCCGGGAGTTGGTCAAGATCGGCGAAGATGTGACCGAGCAACTGGATGTCGAGCCGGCGAAGTTCTTCGTCCATCGCCATATCCGCCCGCAATATGCCTGCCGGAGCTGCGAGACCGTGACGGCGGCGTCGATTCCGCCGGCGGTGATCGATGGCGGTCTGGCGGCGGTCGGCTTGTTGAGCTGGGTGATGATCAGCAAATTCCAGGACCATCTGCCGCTCTACCGCTTGGAGCAGATCGCCGCCCGCGACGGCGTGATCTTGTCCCGTTCCACCCTGGCCGACTGGGTCGGACGTCTCGGCGTCGCCTTGGAACCTTTGGCGGATCGCCTGGCCTGGCATCTTCAACAACGGCCGAGTCTTCATGCCGATGAAACGCCGGTGCCGCAACTGGATCCCGGCAACGGCAAAACCAAGAAAGCCTACCTGTGGGCCTACCGCAGCAATGACCTACAACCGGGGCCCAAGATCATCGTCTTCGACTATCAAGCCGGTCGCAGCGGCCGGCATGCCGGGCAGTTTCTAGGCGATTGGCAAGGCCATCTCGTGGTCGACGACTACGCCGGCTATAAAGCCTTGTTTGCGGCCGCCCGCGCCCATCCCGAAACTCGACTTCGGCTTGAGCCATGTATCGAACTGGCGTGTTGGGCGCATGCGCGGCGGAAATTCTTCGACCTGTTCCAGGCCAGCCAGAGCCCGATTGCGCAAGAAGCCTTACAGCGCATCGCGGTGCTGTATGCGATTGAAGCCGAAGGCCAAAGCCTGAGTTCAGCGGAACGCCAACGCCTGCGTGCCGAGAAAAGCCGGCCGGCACTGGCCGGCCTGCACGACTGGCTGCAACGCACCCGAACCCACGCCGCGCCCAATACCGCGACCGCTAAAGCCATCGACTACAGCTTGAAACGCTGGATCGCTCTCACACGCTATGCTGAAACCGGCGATCTGCCAATCGACAACAACCCGATTGAAAACAGCATCCGACCTATCGCTTTGGGTAAAAAGAACTGGCTCTTTGCCGGCTCGGAACGCGCCGGAAAACGCGCGGCTGTGATTCAAACCTTGCTCGGCACGGCCAAGCTCAACGGCCTCGATCCTTTGGCCTGGCTAAAAGACACCCTCGAAAAACTGCCTACCTGGCCTAACAGCCGTATCGACGAATTACTGCCTTTCGGCAAATCACATTAAATCACGCCCCCATCAACCTCGCTATGTGGTAGGGTTGGACGCTTACACCAGAAAGCAGACCGAGAGCGGAGAGAACTACATGAACATCAATCCCAAGGGCTATGTGCCTGCACTCAGGCTCGATGATGGGGAAGTCCTGACGGAAGTGGCCGTCGTACTTCAGTATCTCGCTGATCAAAAACCTGAGTCCGGGTTAGCACCTAAACTGGGGACGAAGGAGCGCTATCGTTTAATGGAGTGGTTGAACTTCGTGTCTTCGGAGATCCACAAGCCGTTCGGTTCACTATTCAACTCCAAAATCCCGGCAGAATGGCGGGAAAATCAGTTGGAACTGCTCGGCCGGCGGTTCGACTATCTGGCAGAACAGCTCAACGGAAAGCTTTATCTTACGGGCGACCAGTTCACCGTCGCCGACGCCTATCTCTTTACCGTACTTAATTGGAGCTCCTTGCTTAAAGTCGATCTAAAGAAATGGTCAAGACTCCAGGATTACATCACACAAGTAGCGGCCAGACCATCGGTGAAAGAGGCAATGCGGGCAGAAGGGCTTTGTCGGTAAGTCCAACCGGCGTAACCCAACAGTATCAGCCCTTAAATGGTAAATGATGTGCCGTCCTTCGTTCGGAACATTCTGCGGAACTAAAAGTGACTGTGTTATTGGTCGATGGCCGCTATACAGGCACAACTTTTGCGGCCTCGGTGAAGTATTCGTCCCACCTTGAGCAAGCAGTTGAATGTTTTAAGAAGAATCCTTTCGATCTCACTCAGGAACGCCAGGTAAAAGTAAATCCGTTCGTCCTGAGCCTGTCGAAGGATGAACGGATTTACTTTTAGCCAAGCGAGAAACCTCCGCCCAATCGCCGCGTATCATGGCCTCTTTTTTTAAGCGGCTCCAGCCTTTGATTTGTCTCTCCGCCGACAACGCTTCCTCTCGGGTAGCAGTTTCCTGCGACCAAACAAACTCTACCGGAAGTCTTGTTGCTGTATATCCAGAACATTCGCCAGCTTTATATTGAGCCATTCGTCTTTCGAGGTCGTCAGTATGTCCCGTGTAGTAGCTGCCATCAGCACAACGAAGGATATAAACCCAAAACATTTTTCACCCCAATTATTTTGCATTAGCGGCCGCCATTTTCTCCGTTCATCCTTCGACAAGCTCAGGACGAACGGAGAAAATGGCTCATCCAAGTCTCTACCCACTCGAATTTAAGCTCTGAACAAGTTGATTCCGTTCGTGGTGAGCCTGTCGGACCATGAACGGAATCAACTTGTTCAACGTATAAGAGGATGCCCTCAAAGCCAACAAGGATTGCACCCAAAATGTACAACACGCAGGGCTTTTCAGCATCCATTTTATTTTTCAAACTGTCAAACTTTGCCTTTATCTTGGCTTCCCGGACATAAGCGAACATAAACCCGGAATCACATCGATAGCCGGATGCGATATTTCGAAAGGCTTCACGGGCTCATCAGCCTTACAAAAATATCCTTAACTAAGCCGCCCACTTCCTACCCTGGCTAGCATAGTCGAGCATCAGGTAGAACACGTTGTCGCACTTCTCCCGGAATAACACGCGGTCGTAGCTTTCCGGCAGATTAGTGTCCAACACCTTCTCGACGGCAGAGCGCACCTGCTTTTGGGTCTGCGTATCCTTATACCAATCCTGTACCAGCACCTTGGGTTGCTCTTCCAACAAACGATGCAATAACGACTTTGCCGCAAGCCTGACGTTCTGCGTTTCTTCCGGCGTCATCCTGTCTTTCTTCAGCAGATCGAACAGTTCCAGCTCGTCTTCCGACAGACCCTCGCGAATGTGTCGTTTATCCTCCGCGCGCAAATCTTCGGTGAATTTTATCAGGTCTTCATAATAGTTCTCGGTGGATGAGCCGCCTGAATTGTAGGTATCGATAATCTGTTGCAACCGTTGAGCAAAGTCGGTACGCGTCGCATTCTGTTGCAGCATCAGCTCAAGCTTGCGTTGCAGGAAAGCACGCAGGTCCGCGATTTCAATGTTCTTGTAAGTCGCCTGCTTGAACTCTTCGCGCAATTTATCGAAGTTGATTTTACTGAGGTCCCAGGTCTTACCCTTCTGGATGATCTGGTATTCCGCGCTGTACTGGCGCACCTTAAACGCCTCCGAGTCGTTTACTACCACACTTTCATCCAGCAATTCGGCGATTTTCAAACTGATCTTGTCGATATCTGTCTGCTCGATAAGGCTGTCTATCACCCCACGCAAATACTGGAATGCCGCCACCTCGCGCACTCGGCTCTGTTTGCCGCGCCCCATAATCTCAGGCTTGCACGCCTCATACAGCGACGAAATGGTGTTCTCATACACGTTGAAGCCCTTGCGCCATTCGTCGTTTGCCAGCAAGGCATTGGCAAAGATATTAAAGCGACCCAGTTTTTCGAATACATCGTCGCTGCCCAGAACCTCGCGCAGCGCAACCTCTTTCTCGTGGCAGAACACCAAACCCTGCTCAATCGCGTCGTCCAGTAGCCGAAACAGTTCCGCCTTTTCCTTGACTGGCGGATCAATCTCATCGCCGCCTTGCGCGTAATCCTTCAGCGCCAGCTTCATGTTGCGGAACACGTTATAGTAATCCACGATCTCGCCGTTGCGCTTCTCCACACCGTTGATCTTCCACGCCGTGACACGGTTGGCTCGGGCGATAGTCTGCATCAGAGTATGACCCTGCATTGGCTTGTCGAGATAGAGCGTCGAAAGCGTGGGCGCGTCAAAGCCCGTCAGCCACATCGCGCACACGAACACCAGTTGCAGCGGATCGTTCTCATCCTTGAAGTTGAATTCGATGTCGTGGCCGTGTCCATCCAGCTTGTTCATGCGCTCGCGGTGCGGCTTGACGTCCAGCTTCTGAGCCTTGAATTTCTTTTCCTCGTCCGCGTCTTCACTGACCACCACCGTCATTTCCACCGAGCGCATGTACTCAACGATCTGGCTCAGTCGCCTCTTCTCAATGTCGTTGGCCGATTTACTGATGCGTCCCCGTAACTCTTTAATCTCTTCCTTCCACAACCGTTGTACCTTGTCATACATCTTCACGGCGGTGAACTTGTCCACCGACACCACCAGCCCTTTGCCCAGATAGCCGCGCCGGGGAAAGTGATAGACGATGTCCCGCGCAATTTTCTCCAGCCGGTCGTCGCGCTTGATGACTTCGATCTCTTTGGCAAAACGCTTCTCCAGCTTGGCCTGCTGCGCCTCGTCCAGATTCTCGTCCTCCAGAATCCGGTAAAACTCCTCGCTCAAGCCCTCGTTCTGGTTCAGCACCTCCGGCACGCGCTTCTCGTAAAACAGCGGCACCGTCGCGCCGTCGTCCATCGACTGCTGGAAGTTGTATTCGGAAACATAACCGCCGAACCAGGCATTGGTCTTGCGCTCGCGCCCCAACAGCGGCGTGCCGGTGAACGCCAGATAGTTCGCATTGGGCAAGCCCTTGCGCATGTTCTCCGCCAGCGACTTGTATTGTGTGCGGTGCGCCTCGTCCACGATCACGATGATTTCCTTGCTCGGCGAAAGCTCGGGATATTCCCTGCCCTTGTCCCAGCGGAATTTCTGAATCAGCGTGAACACCACGCGCTTGTGCTGCCCGAGGAACTTGCGCATCTCCTCGCTGTTCTTGGGCTGCGCGGCTTCGGCCTCGCTAACCGTGCGGGTGTTCAGAAAGTTGCGGTAAATCTGCCCGTCCAGATCGTCGCGGTCGGTCACCACCACAAAAGTGAAATTGCCGGTCTGTTTGCGGAAGATTTTGCGCGCATAAAAAATCATCGAAAAACTCTTGCCCGAGCCCTGGGTGTGCCAGAACACGCCCAGCTTGCCCGCCAGCTCATCGCGCCTGAGGAATGCGTCATAAGCCCGGTTCACGCCGATGAACTGGTGGTTCTGCGCGATGACCTTCGAACTGTCCTTGTAGTAGAGAATGAAATTCTCCACGTAGTCCAGCAGCCTCTGTCTTGGCAATAAACCGTCGATCACGCCTTCCAGGCTGATGCCCTGCTCGCGGATCGCGGCGCGGTCGATCTTCTGCTTCTCATCATCCGCACGCAGCCAGTTGAAGAAATGCCCCCACTCCGCCGTGATGCTGCCCACCTTGGTCTCGATGGCGTTGGACAGCACGCAAAAGGCATTGGTCAGGAAAAGCTGCGGAATTTCCGCCTTGTAAGTCGTAAGGTTGTCGTCGTAAGCGTTGCGTAGTTTTATATTGGAATTTTTCAGCTCGATAAACACCAGCGGAATGCCGTTGACGTAGAGCAACACATCCGGGCGGCGGAAGCCGCGCTCGCCCTTGATCCAGAGCTGGGTAACAGCCAGATAGCGGTTATTTTTTGGTTCGTTGAAATCCAGCAGCAGCATATGTTCCTGCTGCCGCGCGCCCTGAGCGTCGTCGAATTCCACCGGGATGCCGTCGCGCAGCAGGCCGTAGATTTCCCGGTTTGCGGCGATCAGCGTCATCGCCTGCCGCCGGTCGAGCAACTTTTCCAGCGCACTCTCGATGGCCGCTTCCGGGATGGCCGGATTCAGGCGAATCGCGGCTTCCCGCACCCGCTCCGCCAGAATCACATCGCGCTTGTTGGCGCGGCCTGAGCCGTCGTTCAAATCTTCCGCCTTTTCCGTAAAGCAGTCGAGCACGTCGAAACCGTGCAGATGCTGGAGCTTCTGCACCAACGCCTGCTCGATCTGATCTTCGGAAATGAAATTAGGCATAGCCACCCCGCAAGCTTTGTGCTAAATTCAGCCCAGTCTGACCAGAATTATTAACGGAGGCAATCATGCACAGCGAATGGCAACTACAAGAAGCAAAGGGCAACTTCAGCCAGCTCATCAAGCGGGCGGCGAGCGGTGAAGCGCAAACGGTTACAGTGCATGGCAAGCCAACAGCGGTAGTCGTTTCGGCAGAAGAGTATGCCCGGCTCACCCGCCACCGGACCAAGCTCTCCAGCGCGCTGCTGCGCCCCGACCTCGCAGCCGAAGACCTGGACATTTCCCGCAGCACGGATCCCGGACGCGACATCGAGCTATGAGCTGGCTGCTCGATACCTGCGCAATTTCCGAATACGCCAAGAAAGCCCCAGCGACTAAAGTGATCTCCTGGCTGGACGAGCAGGACGAAGCCAGCCTGTTCATAAGCGTCATCACCCTGGGCGAGATTGAAAAAGGCATTCTCAAGCTGCGCAAAGCCGATCCGCACCGCAGCCAGAAACTTACTGCCTGGCTGGGCACGGTGGAACAACGCTTCGCCGGACGCATCCTGCCGCTGGATGCCGCAGCGCTTCACGTCTGGGCGCAAATCGCAGCCGGCGCGGAATTGGCCGGGCAACCGATGCCGGTCATGGACGGCCTGCTGATGGCCTCCGCCCAATGCCACGGCCTCACCGTGGTCACCCGCAACATGCAGGATTTCGCGCCGTATCCGCAGGTGTTTAATCCTTGGGTGATGTAACAGCTCAGGCTTCATGGGCAGCCTCCTCCATGCCGGGCGGGAACTGGATGTCGAGATTTTCGACGGAGAGTTTGCCTGAGATGAGGCGGGGAAGAAGCCTGTCTCTCATCAAGGTGAGATATTCATTTTGCCGTGTGAGAAATCGTTTCATCTCAAACTGGGTGTCTGCAACTTCCTCATACTTCTTGATGAGTTGAACGGGTGGTAAAAAGAACAGATTCGAGTAAGCTTGGCTGCGATTAAGCCCTGGAACGGCTGCATCATTGTTGATAAAGTTCATCGAACGCAGAAGAAAATAAAGAAAGCTGTTCGGCAGTTCCGACTTTACGAAATACACCGTATCAATGGGAAAGAACCCGCGTTCAGACCAATATACGCTGCCAACATTTCCCTTTCGTCCCACGATAAGTCCGGGCGTTTTTACCAGTGCTTCGTTGTGTGTGCCAACCACGCCGCTGGAACCATACACATGAAACTCACCGGGCACTCGGTCGTCATCTTTCAATGCCTTGCCATAGCAAAGTTCTAGAATTTCCCCCAACTTCTTGATCTCCCAGCCATCCGGCACACCTTTGATAACCTTCACCTTGTCATGACCGGGGAAGCGCAGGCGGACAAACCATTCGCGGTAGATTTCCTCGGCCATCTTTTCCAACAGCGCGATGCGCCGATGGTTGTTCTCGATCAAGTCATCGTAGACGGAAAGGATGGCAGCAATCTTCTGCTGAATAGGCGGAGGAGGCAGTGGAATCTTGAAGTCACCTATTTGTTTTCCGCTGATGTGCGGAACATTTACGCCCGTGACTATGGGCTGAATGTAGTCCGAAAAATAACCACTCGAAATCAAGCACCGAAGGTAGGTTTGATTGAGTCCATTCTTAGCCCTCAGCCTTGAAACACGCTGTACCAACAAAGCTCTTGGATCGTGTTTTTTAATGTATGCCCATTTCAAACCCGCAGTAACCCAAGGTCGATCCATTGCCAGTACAATATCGCCGACACGAAGCTCAAACTTGCTGAATGAATCTGCATCTACGATTGACCAGTATTTAGATGCGCTCCAATCGATAAAACCCTGCTGTACGTTCTCACCTTTAACAAGCGCAACATCCACTGGATTATCTGTGAAGCGTTCGCTCTTAAAAGCAAACCCTGGAAATATATCAGTATAGCGTCCGAGTTTGTCAACATCGAATTGTGAAATACGACTCCCCATATCACGCATTCACAATCAAGTTGAGATTTTGATTGATGACCTTTTCCAAAATTGACGATTCCGAATTCAACGCTGCAAATTGGTCATTCAAGTTGGCAAGTTCCGCGATAAATTCTTCCTCCGTCTTGCCATCCTCTTCGATCACCACACCGACGTAACGGCCTGGGTTCAGCGAATAGTCCTGCTCCTGTAAATCTGCGTGGGTAGCAAGTTTACATAGACCTGTGACATCTTCATATTCCGCCTTGGGGAAACGTTCCTGTAACCAATGGATGTGCTGGTAGAAAATTTCTGCGCTCTTCACTTCCTTGTGCAATTCTTCCAGTGCGCCCTTAAGCGCATTGGTCTTGCGGTCGGTCGTGCCGCGTTTACCTTCGGCCTTCGCCTGTTCGGCCTGTTGCTTTTCGCGCTGGCGCACGACCTTGTCCAAATGCTTCAAACCTTCATGCAACGCGGCAAAGAAAGGATCGAACGCCTCGCGCAATTGCTGCTGCGCCTTGTTCTTCTTGTCCACGGCCATTTCATCCGCGTACTTTTCTTGATATTGCGCGTAGCGGGTCTTAAGTTTTACCAGCCCCGCCCATTGCTGCACCAGTTCGCCAACGGCCTGCTTGCCAGCAGCATCGTCAAGCACTTCGAGCAGTTGCGCGGAGACGGGTTCGACGTTGGTTTTGTTCTCGACCAGGCGCTGCATGCCAGCCGCAAAATAGCGGTCTATGAGCTGGACGAATTTCTCGCGCCGCCCCTTGTGCAACTGGCTGATGATGGCGATGTTCTGGATATGTTCTTCGCTGAATTCGCGGTGGGCGCGGTCTATCTGGGTATAGATGTTGCGCGCGTCGATGAACAGGATTTTGTCGTCGGTCTTGGCTTTGTCGAAGAACCACAGTGTGGCCGGGAGCGTGACGGTGTAGAACATGTTCGAGGGCAGCGTCAGCATGCCGTAGATCAGGTTTTGCTCGATCAGCGTCTGGCGGATGTCGGCTTCGGAGTGGCGCGCGTCGGATGCGGAATTCGCCATGACCAGCGCGGCGCGGCCTTGCGCTTTGAGCGAAGTGGCGAACAGGTTGATCCAGAGGTAGTTACCGTTGGGCACGGTTTCCTTGCCCTCGTCGGCTTTCTTCACTTTCGACTTGTTGCGCGGGATGCCGTAGGTGTTGAAGCGCTTGTCCTTCTCCACGCTGGACAGGCTCACGTCGTCGACGTTGAACGGGGGATTGGCGAGCACGTAATCGAATGCGCCAAAACTCTGGTACGGGTCTTCATAGTAGGTGTTGGCCTGCTTGATTTCGCCGCGCAGGCCGTTGACCGCGAGGTTCATCTTGGCGAGGTTGACGGTGTCGCGCGTTTTTTCCTGGCCGCAGACATACACGCCGCTCTCCGAGCCTTTCAGTTCCTTGCGGTGTTCGGAGATGAACTGGGCGGACTGCACAAACATTCCGCCGGAACCGCAAGCGGGGTCAAACACTTTGCCTCCGTGCGGCTCGATGATCTCGACCATCAGGCGCACCACGGAGCGCGGCGTGAAAAATTCGCCGCCTTTCTGGCCTTCGCTGCGGGCGAATTCGGATAGGAAGTATTCGTAAATCTGCCCGAACAAGTCGCCGGTGGCATCGGCGGGTATGTCGGCGAAGGTGCGCAGCAGCGATTGCGGCAGGGTCTTGTCGGTGCGGGTCAGCGCGGCATATTCGTCCTTGGGCAGCACGCCTTCGAGTTCGGGCTTGTATTCCTCAATGAGCTTCATCGCATTCTTGAGCGCCTTGGCGATGTCTTTTTCTTCCGGGAGATTCAGCAGGTAGTCGTAACGCGCATGGTCGGGCAAATAGAAGCCGCATTTCTCGATGGCGATTTCCGAAACCGGCTTCTCGCGGCGGGAGCCTTTAAGTTCCTGGTATTCGGCAATTATTTCCGCCTCATGGCGGCGATAGTTATTGTCGGCAAACTTGAGGAAGATCAGCCCCAGCACCGGGGTCGAGTATTCGCTGGATTTTAGGTCGGAGTTCGCGCGCAGCTTGTCTGCCGCGCTCCACAAATCGGCTTCAAGCTTTTTGAGTTGGTCTTTGTTCATGAATTCCGTATATTTTATTTGTCCGGATCGAGCGATAAAACTGCTGTTGAATTATTTCAATAATCGATGCTTCATATAAAATAAGGGAAGACTCCCTTTTCCCTTATTTATCTTATAGCATTAGTCTCAGGTATCCTCTAGAACGGAATGTCGTCGTCAAAATCATCGTAATTAGATGGAGACGGAGACGGCGGCATCGAGCCCGAAGACGTCGGCGCATCCGATCTTGCTGCTGGAGCCGACGGCCGGCTCGAAGACGCATAACCCGATTGCGGTTGATCGCCGCCAAAGCTGGCGGTGCCGCCACTGCGGCTATCTAACATATGCATTTCTTCCGCGACGATTTCGGTCGTGTAACGGTCTTGTCCGTCCTGTCCTTGCCACTTCTGGGTCCGGATGCGGCCTTCAACATAGACCTGACTGCCTTTTTTCAGATATTCGCTCGCAATTTCGGCGAGACGGCTAAAAAACACCACGCGGTGCCATTCGGTCTCTTCCTTGCGTTCATTCGTCTGTTTATCCCGCCATCTTCGGCTGGTGGCCAGGCGAATGGTCGTGACCTGACCGCCGCTCGGCAGGAAGCGAACTTCAGGATCGACCCCCAACCTTCCTATCAACATAACTTTATTCAGCATCTTTTACTCCCAATGAATTTTCCCAATGCGGCTGACAGCGCACCGGGTTACCTCGAATTTTGATAAAATAACAGTATATCAAATCAAGGGCGCTTGCCCTTCATAATCATCACCGACTCTTTTATCTTCCGACTAGATGCCTGACAGCCTTAGCTTTCCGCGCGATTACGCGCATGATTCTTTAAAAGTTCCGCCCAATTCCATCCAGGCCGAGCAATCGGTGCTGGGCGGTCTGATGCTGGACAATCAGACCTGGGACTCGGTCGCGGACAAGGTCACCGCCGACGATTTTTACCGCAAGGACCACCGACTGATTTTCAGAACGATCGAGAATCTGGCCGACAAACAGATTCCTTTCGATGTCGTCACGATTTCGGAAGCCTTGGAATCCATCGGCGAACTCGACAATGCCGGCGGCCTGGCTTATTTGGGCATGCTCGCGAAGGACACGCCGAGCGCCGCGAACATCGTCAGCTATGCGAATATCGTCCGCGACCGCTCGGTGTTACGACAACTGATTCACATCGGCACCGACATTTCGGACTCCGCCTTTAATACCGAAGGCCGCGATACCGCCGAACTGCTAGAAAACGCCGAACGCGAAGTGTTCAGGATCGCCGAACAGCGGCAAAAGGGACAAAGCGGCTTCCAGCCGATCAAATCGCTGCTCGCCAAGGCGGTCGATCGGATCGAGGTGATGTTCGCGCAGGAAGGATCGATCACCGGCGCGAGCACCGGATTCACCGAACTCGACCGCCTGACCTCCGGCCTGCAACCGGCCGATTTGATCATCGTCGCGGGCAGGCCTTCCATGGGAAAAACGACTATAGCGATGAACATGGCCGAGAATGTCGCGATCAAGAGCCGGATGCCGGTCGCGGTATTCAGTATGGAAATGCCGGGCGATGCCCTGGCAATGCGGATGATGTCGTCCTTG
This window harbors:
- the dnaB gene encoding replicative DNA helicase, whose translation is MPDSLSFPRDYAHDSLKVPPNSIQAEQSVLGGLMLDNQTWDSVADKVTADDFYRKDHRLIFRTIENLADKQIPFDVVTISEALESIGELDNAGGLAYLGMLAKDTPSAANIVSYANIVRDRSVLRQLIHIGTDISDSAFNTEGRDTAELLENAEREVFRIAEQRQKGQSGFQPIKSLLAKAVDRIEVMFAQEGSITGASTGFTELDRLTSGLQPADLIIVAGRPSMGKTTIAMNMAENVAIKSRMPVAVFSMEMPGDALAMRMMSSLGRIDQHKVRSGKLEDDDWPRLTSAMSLLAETKLFIDDTPALTPTEVRSRARRLVREHGPLGLVVLDYLQLMQSPSSGDNRVQQISDISRGLKALAKELNVPVIALSQLNRNLEQRPNKRPVMSDLRESGAIEQDADLIMFVYRDEVYNEDSPDKGIAELIIGKQRNGPLGTVRLTFLGQFTRFENYAGSQYDQDFYE